Within the Candidatus Omnitrophota bacterium genome, the region AGATGGTGATGCCCGGAGACAATGTGACCTTTGAAGTAGCGCTGATCACTCCCATCGCCATGGAAAAAGAGCTGCGCTTCGCCATACGCGAAGGCGGCCATACCGTAGGCGCGGGCGTGGTAACCGAAGTTATAGAGTAAATAAAATGCAAGAGCTTGCCACCCTGGAATGCACCAAATGCAGAAACCGGAATTACGCTTCCACTAAGAATAAGAAGCAGAATCCGGACAAGCTCGAGCTTAGTAAATTCTGCAAATTTTGCAGAAAGCATACTGCTCACAAGGAGATTAAGTAGTTTAGGTAGGCCCCGCAGTAATGCAGGCACGCGATGCCTCGGGTAAAGTTAGTCTTCATTATATTGCCGGGTATGTCAGGAGGAATTGGAGAGGCCAGTAGCTCCAATTGGTAGAGCAGCGGTCTCCAAAGCCGCGTGGTGGGGGTTCGAGTCCCTCCTGGCCTGCCAGATTCGCTAAAAGCGGATACCTAGGCAAAGCTGGTCCTGAAAATGCGCCCTTCCAAGGGCGCAAGGTAAAGGACCGGCGATCGGTAATTTCGAGGGCGAGGGTTAGGTTTGATTTATAAAGCCTGCCATTAGCGGGCGAAGGTTTCTTTGTAAAAATTATGGCAAAATTTAAAGATTTCTTTAAAGATGTGAAAATGGAGATGGGCAAAGTTTCATGGCCCACGAAGGATGAGTTAATCGGCTCTACGATAATAGTGCTCATCTCATTGGCTTTATTGTCGCTTTTCATCGGAGTGTGTGATGCCGGGCTGTCGGCAATGGTAAATATAATAATGGCGAAGTTATAGGAGTCGGACAAGGCTGGACATATGGCAAAGAGCTGGTACGTTATACATACACAGACAGGTTACGAAGACAGGGTAAAGAAATCCCTGGAGAGCAAGATAAAGGCTGGCCTGGCTGGCAATAATATATCGCAGGTGCTCGTTCCTATTGAACAGGTCTCAGAGGTCAAGGCCGGAAAGAAAAGGATATCGGAAAGGAAGTTTTTCCCCGGGTACTTACTGGTGGAGATGGAGCTGACCGACGATACCTGGTATCTGGTAAAGAGCATCTCAGGCGTTACGGGATTTGTGGGCGCAGGTTCGAGGCCTCTTCCGCTAAAGGAAGACGAAGTAGCCTCTATCCTAAAGCAGGCGAAGGAAGCCAAAGAGAAGCCGACACCTAAGGTAGTTTTCGAAAAAGGCGAGAGCGTTCGAGTCAATGACGGCCCGTTTGTCAGTTTTAACGGTACCGTAGAGGAAGTCAATCTTGCCAAGGGCAAGGTAAAGGTAATGATATCGATCTTCGGAAGGGCCACGCCGGTGGAATTGGAAACCTGGCAGGCGGAAAAGATATAGAGAAAAGGCAGATCTCAAATGGCAAAGAAAGTAAAAGCGGTCATAAAATTGTATTGTCCGGCAGGCAGCGCGAATCCGGCGCCCCCGGTTGGTCCGGCGCTTGGTCAGCACGGCCTGAATATCATGGATTTTTGTAAACAATTTAACGCGAAGACTCAGGGCCAGGACGGAGTAACTCTTCCGGTAGTTATAACGGCTTACGAAGACAGGACCTTCACTTTTGTCATAAAGAGTCCTCCGTGCTCCGTTTTATTGAAGAGGGCATGCGGCGTAGCAAAAGCAAGCGGCACCCCTAACAAGGATAAGGTAGGAAAAGTTACGCTGGAACAGGTTAAGGAGATAGCGAAGGTCAAACTTAAAGATCTTAATACAGATGACATGGATAAGGCCGTGAAGATAGTAACGGGCACAGCCCGCAGTATGGGCATAGAGGTGGCGGAATGAAAAAGCTTACTAAGAGGCTTAAGGTGGTGGGTGCGCTATCAGATAAGAATAAGATATACAGCCTTAAGGATGCCATCGCCATATTAAAGAAAGCGCCTAAATTGAAATTTGATGAGACAGTAGAAGTATCGGCTAAACTTACGGTAGACCCGAAGCAGAGCCAGAGCGCATCGATACGCGGCACGGTAGCTCTCCCGCACGGGACCGGCAAGAAAGTGGTGGTCGCGGTCTTCTGTAAAGGCGAGGAAGAGAGAAGGGCCAAGGAAGCGGGAGCCGATTTTGTAGGAGCGGAAGACTTGATTGCAAAGGTTCAAGGCGGTTGGGTGGGTTTCGACGTCGCTATAGCCACCCCCGAGATGATGAGAGATATGGCTAAGCTCGGCAAAGTACTCGGTCCGAGGGGCCTTATGCCGAACCCGAAGTCCGGCACCGTTACCATG harbors:
- the nusG gene encoding transcription termination/antitermination protein NusG, yielding MAKSWYVIHTQTGYEDRVKKSLESKIKAGLAGNNISQVLVPIEQVSEVKAGKKRISERKFFPGYLLVEMELTDDTWYLVKSISGVTGFVGAGSRPLPLKEDEVASILKQAKEAKEKPTPKVVFEKGESVRVNDGPFVSFNGTVEEVNLAKGKVKVMISIFGRATPVELETWQAEKI
- the tuf gene encoding elongation factor Tu (EF-Tu; promotes GTP-dependent binding of aminoacyl-tRNA to the A-site of ribosomes during protein biosynthesis; when the tRNA anticodon matches the mRNA codon, GTP hydrolysis results; the inactive EF-Tu-GDP leaves the ribosome and release of GDP is promoted by elongation factor Ts; many prokaryotes have two copies of the gene encoding EF-Tu), translated to MVMPGDNVTFEVALITPIAMEKELRFAIREGGHTVGAGVVTEVIE
- the rplA gene encoding 50S ribosomal protein L1, giving the protein MKKLTKRLKVVGALSDKNKIYSLKDAIAILKKAPKLKFDETVEVSAKLTVDPKQSQSASIRGTVALPHGTGKKVVVAVFCKGEEERRAKEAGADFVGAEDLIAKVQGGWVGFDVAIATPEMMRDMAKLGKVLGPRGLMPNPKSGTVTMETAKTIKEVKAGKIEFKMDKQAGIHAPLGKLSFTEDALHANAVALIDAIMSSNSGGLRGQHVKNLYISTTMGSGIKLDLAEFRK
- the secE gene encoding preprotein translocase subunit SecE, with amino-acid sequence MAKFKDFFKDVKMEMGKVSWPTKDELIGSTIIVLISLALLSLFIGVCDAGLSAMVNIIMAKL
- the rplK gene encoding 50S ribosomal protein L11, with the protein product MAKKVKAVIKLYCPAGSANPAPPVGPALGQHGLNIMDFCKQFNAKTQGQDGVTLPVVITAYEDRTFTFVIKSPPCSVLLKRACGVAKASGTPNKDKVGKVTLEQVKEIAKVKLKDLNTDDMDKAVKIVTGTARSMGIEVAE
- the rpmG gene encoding 50S ribosomal protein L33, whose product is MQELATLECTKCRNRNYASTKNKKQNPDKLELSKFCKFCRKHTAHKEIK